The Patescibacteria group bacterium DNA window CTTCAGCCCATATTTTTTCTTGTTTAGCTTCTTTTAATGAAAGCTCTATATAACCGTCTTCATTTTCAATTTCTACCACTTTTGCGCTTATAGAATCGCCGGGTTTTAGGATCTTTATGATATCTCTGGCATTATTGAATTCTCTGCCATATATTATACCTGTGCCAAAAGGAGTAATATCTACAAAAATGGAAGATTGTTCCTTTCCTATAACCTTTCCTTCGATTAATTCGTTGATTCTGGGACGAAGGGCAGGCTCCTTCCTTAGTAGAAGGTCCATTACTCCCATTGATACCTCTTTTGTTGGTTCTGCTAATGTATTCATACTTGGTATCTCATTATAGATAAAAATAGATATTTAGCAATACCTTGGAGGCTGTTTATGTAAAATTAAGCCGATAATTTTAAATTTTTTTAAATTAGCTTTTTTGATAAATTTGATTTAAAATCTGATTATAATGGCAAGGAAAAAAATATATTTAAGCGGAGGATTTTTTTTGTTAGGTTTCGGCCTGCTTTTTTTTGCCTCACCGTATTTTTTCAAGCCGATTAAATATGTTTCAAATAATATAGCTTCGGTAGAAAAGGATGAGATCAATCTGGCGGATAGCGATATAAATGATCCTGACTGGCGCACTGAAGCCCCTTTTGTTGCTACTCATCTTGATACGCCTGATGCGGTGAAGGGCGTATATATGACAGCTTGCGTGGCTGGTACGCCGAGTATCCGAAGCAAAATGGTGAAGCTTGTAGAAGAGACTGAGCTCAATACTATAGTGATAGATATAAAAGATTATACAGGCACGATTTCATTTAAGGCAGGTGATCCTGTTCTCGATGGGTTTGGCGGAGGAGGTTGCCATGTCAGCGATATGAAAGAGTTTGTGGATTCTCTCCACAAAAAAGGAATTTATGTAGTAGGGAGAGTCACTGTTTTTCAAGATCCGTATTACGCAAAACTCCACCCAAGTTTGGCTGTTAAAAAAGAGAGTGATAAATCTCTTTTGTGGAAAGACAGAAAGGGGATAAGTTATATAGATCCAGGCGCTAAAGATATGTGGGATTATATTGTAACCTTAAGCAAGGAGTCATACGAAGCCGGCTTTGATGAGCTTAATTTTGACTATATACGTTTTCCGTCAGATGGGAACATGGATGATATGTATTATCCTTTTAGTGAGGAGGAAGTTTTGGCTGATATAAATTTTGGTAAGGCTAAGGTCTTGAGAGAGTTCTTTATCTATCTCCACGAAAATCTGAAAGATACCGGTGTGGTATTATCAGCGGATCTTTTTGGAATGACAACAACTAATAGAGATGATTTAAATATCGGGCAGATATTGGAATATGCCGAACCATATTTTGATTTTATAGCACCGATGGTGTATCCGTCGCATTACCCAAAAGGATTTATGGGGTATCAAAATGTGAATCTATATCCGTATGAGATAGTGAAGTTCTCTATGGATGAAGCGGTAAAAAGGCTTATCACTGCATCGTCAACTCCGCTTAAGCTAAGACCATGGCTTCAAGACAATGATTATCCTGTTCATTATACCCCGGAGATGGTCCGCGCGCAGAAACAGGCCGTCTATGACACCGGATTGACTAGCTGGATGTTATGGGACGCAGGTAATACATATACTCGTGAAGCTTTGGATTGAGGCGTTTAAATTTATGTCAACGTGGCAGGTTGACATAAAATATTTAATTTTACATGTTCTTGACAGATGTGGTATAATTTTTCTAAATGAACAATAAAGATATTACTTATTTTGCCGAAGCTAATTTTCGTAATAAACACCAGCGTTTCGGTATAAAGCGCGATGATAGAACAAAGCATGTTTACGTTATAGGAAAGACCGGTATGGGTAAATCTACCATGCTTGAGAATATGGCGGTGCAGGATATTCAAAACGGCGAGGGAATGGCTTTTATAGATCCTCACGGAGCGACTGCCGAGCTCCTCTTGGATTATGTGCCGGAGGATCGCATAGATGATGTAATCTATTTTGCTCCGTTTGATACAGAGTATCCTATTTCTTTTAATGTGCTAGAAGATGTCGGTTACGACAAACGTCACTTGGTGGTGGCGGGTCTTATGAGCACATTTGAGAAGATCTGGGTTGACGCATGGTCTGCCAGAATGTCATACATCTTAAGCAACACGCTTCTCGCTCTCTTAGAATACCCAAACTCAACTTTGATGAGCATCAACAGAATGCTTGCTGATAAGGAGTATAGAAAGAAGGTTGTAGATAATATCACAGACCCCACGGTCAAATCATTTTGGGTCGATGAGTTTGCCAAATATACAGACAGATATACCCAGGAAGCGACACCGGCCATCCAAAACAAGATAGGTCAATTTACTTCAAATCCTTTGATAAGAAATATTATCGGACAGCCTAGGACCAGTTTTGATTTACGCAAATTGATGGACGAGAAAAAGATTATTATTATCAATCTTTCAAAAGGGCGGTTAGGTGAGCAGAATGCGAATCTCTTAGGTAGTATGCTTATCACTAAAATCTATCTTGCCGCTATGTCTCGCGCCGACGTATCAAGCGAAGAACTTAAAAAGCTTCCTCAATTTTATTTTTATGTTGATGAGTTTCAATCTTTCGCCAATAAATCTTTCGCTGATATATTATCCGAAGCGAGGAAGTATAAATTGAATTTAACTATTGCGCATCAATATATAGAGCAAATGTCAGAAGAGGTTAACGCTGCGGTGTTCGGAAACGTGGGAACGATGATAGTATTTCGTGTCGGAGCTTATGATGCCGATATTTTAGAGAAAGAGTTTGCGCCTGAGTTTATAGCTCAAGATATCGTAAATCTCGGATTTACTCAGATCTATCTAAGGTTGATGATAAATGGAGTGGGGTCAAGACCTTTTTCCGCTTCCACCTTACCGCCGATTGCGAAGCTGGAGCATTCTTTTAAAGATAAGATAATTGAAGCTTCTAGGAAGAATTATGCTATTCCGAGAAAGACAGTGGAGGATATGATAAAGAGATGGCACGAAGATGGCGCTCCGACTGTCTTGAGTAAACCTGGTTCTATAATGGCTAAGAAAGATGACAAACCTTTTGAGAAAAAGCCAGTATTCGCTTTAAGCGCAGATAAGCGCATCGAGCAAAGGCTGGATAACAAAAAGCCATATGAAAGAAAGTACGTTAAGCCAACCATCTCTCTAAATGCTTTGAAAGAAAAATCCGGAGAGAATGTTCTCATTAACAATAAGAATAGAAGTCATGATCAAAGGAGCCATCCTCAAAAGGCGAGTGCCAATTTAAGCGCCTTAAGAGAAGCCTTAAATGAAATTGCGGCAACCGGCGAGCCTAAAGAAAAAAATAAAAGCGGAATATTAAAACCTGGACAAAAAATAAAATTTGATTAGTGTGAAAATTTTCTATCTTCTTTTTATTTTATTATTTATTTTTATCCCTAAGATAGTTTTGGGAGAGGTAATTATAAATGAAATAATGTATGACTTGAAAGAAGGGTCAGATTCCGGCAGAGAGTGGATTGAGATTAAAAATATTGGAAATGAAGATATAGATTTAAGCGATTGGAAACTTTATGAAGACAATACTAATCATTCATTGAATCTCTTTGGAAACGGTGTTTCGTTTGTTCTATCTGGCGGGTATGCTGTCATAGCAGATAACGCAGAAAAGTTTTTAGCGGATTGGCCTGAATTTGGAGGGGTTTTATTTGACAGCTCGTTTTCTTTAAAAAATGATGGAGAAACTTTAATCATAAGAGATGAAGCTCTGAGTGATATTGATCAGGTTAGTTATTCAAAAGAGCTGGGAGCAAGCGGAGATGGAAATTCTTTGCAGTTTATAAACGGGAATTGGGAGGCAAAATCTCCGACCACTGGATATGGAAATAGCGAAGCTTCAGTTGTTGAAGAGATTGCCGGAGTGGCCAAACCTTCTTCTATTGTTGCTCTGTCTTTTCCTGTTGCTCCTCAAATTTACGCTTTCTCTTCTGGTGATGAAGCAGGCGTTGCTGGAGGGGTGCTTGAGTTTAAAGGATTGGCTCTGGGTCTTAAAAAAGAACCTCTTTTAAACGCAAGGTTTCTGTGGAATTTTGGCGATGGATATTCAAAGGATGGGAAAAATGTAACCCATACTTATAATTACCCCGGTGATTATATCGTGTTTTTAGATGTTTCTTCCGGCGAGTATTCCGCCTCAAGCAGAATGAATGTAAAAATTACTGAGAGTAATCTTAAAATCACTGACGTTAGATTTGATTCAAGCGGAGAGTCTATAGTTGAACTTTATAATGATTCTGATCGGGAAATAGACATATCTTATTGGCTGCTTAGGTCTGGGAATATGCTTTTTACTTTCCCTAAAAATAGCTTTATCGGAGCGGGCAGCAAATTACCGCTCTCTTCTCTGGTGACAAGATTAAATATAGATGAAAGCAAGAAAGCGGATATTCTTTATCCTAATGGTTCTGTTTTTTATTCATTTGATATTAGGGCTGGATCATCTAAAGGCAATCTGTCTCAGATTTATGAAAAAGATATTTTAAACTCTGGCACTATTGGTTCAGAAGATGGCGGACTGCGCCAAGCAGTTTCAAGTGATAAAATAACGGAAGAAGTTTTAATTAA harbors:
- a CDS encoding putative glycoside hydrolase, which translates into the protein MARKKIYLSGGFFLLGFGLLFFASPYFFKPIKYVSNNIASVEKDEINLADSDINDPDWRTEAPFVATHLDTPDAVKGVYMTACVAGTPSIRSKMVKLVEETELNTIVIDIKDYTGTISFKAGDPVLDGFGGGGCHVSDMKEFVDSLHKKGIYVVGRVTVFQDPYYAKLHPSLAVKKESDKSLLWKDRKGISYIDPGAKDMWDYIVTLSKESYEAGFDELNFDYIRFPSDGNMDDMYYPFSEEEVLADINFGKAKVLREFFIYLHENLKDTGVVLSADLFGMTTTNRDDLNIGQILEYAEPYFDFIAPMVYPSHYPKGFMGYQNVNLYPYEIVKFSMDEAVKRLITASSTPLKLRPWLQDNDYPVHYTPEMVRAQKQAVYDTGLTSWMLWDAGNTYTREALD
- a CDS encoding type IV secretion system DNA-binding domain-containing protein, with product MNNKDITYFAEANFRNKHQRFGIKRDDRTKHVYVIGKTGMGKSTMLENMAVQDIQNGEGMAFIDPHGATAELLLDYVPEDRIDDVIYFAPFDTEYPISFNVLEDVGYDKRHLVVAGLMSTFEKIWVDAWSARMSYILSNTLLALLEYPNSTLMSINRMLADKEYRKKVVDNITDPTVKSFWVDEFAKYTDRYTQEATPAIQNKIGQFTSNPLIRNIIGQPRTSFDLRKLMDEKKIIIINLSKGRLGEQNANLLGSMLITKIYLAAMSRADVSSEELKKLPQFYFYVDEFQSFANKSFADILSEARKYKLNLTIAHQYIEQMSEEVNAAVFGNVGTMIVFRVGAYDADILEKEFAPEFIAQDIVNLGFTQIYLRLMINGVGSRPFSASTLPPIAKLEHSFKDKIIEASRKNYAIPRKTVEDMIKRWHEDGAPTVLSKPGSIMAKKDDKPFEKKPVFALSADKRIEQRLDNKKPYERKYVKPTISLNALKEKSGENVLINNKNRSHDQRSHPQKASANLSALREALNEIAATGEPKEKNKSGILKPGQKIKFD
- a CDS encoding lamin tail domain-containing protein, translating into MKIFYLLFILLFIFIPKIVLGEVIINEIMYDLKEGSDSGREWIEIKNIGNEDIDLSDWKLYEDNTNHSLNLFGNGVSFVLSGGYAVIADNAEKFLADWPEFGGVLFDSSFSLKNDGETLIIRDEALSDIDQVSYSKELGASGDGNSLQFINGNWEAKSPTTGYGNSEASVVEEIAGVAKPSSIVALSFPVAPQIYAFSSGDEAGVAGGVLEFKGLALGLKKEPLLNARFLWNFGDGYSKDGKNVTHTYNYPGDYIVFLDVSSGEYSASSRMNVKITESNLKITDVRFDSSGESIVELYNDSDREIDISYWLLRSGNMLFTFPKNSFIGAGSKLPLSSLVTRLNIDESKKADILYPNGSVFYSFDIRAGSSKGNLSQIYEKDILNSGTIGSEDGGLRQAVSSDKITEEVLIKNDDISLNKKQEANAVSFSNESGKSNKWIFFAGGFGLIGVLGVVFAKRIGSVS